GAACATCGTGTCCGCCGGGGCCGTGCCGGCCTTCTCCAGCGCCACCAGCACCGGTTCCGGGTCCGGTTTCGTCGCGTCGACGTCGGCGCCCGCGACGACGTCCTTCACCACGTCGTCCACCCCGAGGACGCGGCGCAGCTCGGCCAGCTCGTCGGGCGCCGCCGACGTCGCCAGGACGACCCGCACGCCCTTCGCGGCGAGCGCCCGGATCAGCTCCGGGGCCTGGGCGAACGGCCGCAGCAGATCGGCCGTCTCCAGGTAGAAGCGGCTGTGGAGGTCCTCGACCTCGTCGCCGACGCGCTCGGCGTCGTCGTCGCCGAGCAGGGTGCTCAGCAGCTTGCCGGAGCCCTTGCCGAGCGCGCGGTGCACGCGCCAGGAGTCGACGGGGCGGTCCAGCTCGTGGAACGCCCGCCGCCAGGCGTGGACGTGGAGGTAGTTGGAGTCGACGAGCGTGCCGTCGATGTCGAACAGGACCGCGGTGGCGATGATGGCTCCTCGGGTTCGCAGGTCCGCTCGGGTACCCCGCACGGACGGGAGTACACGTCACCGTTTGAGTGCTCCGAGACGGGGGACCCGATCGGGAGACCCGGCAGGAGGTGGTCCCCGGTGCTCGCCCGGCACAATTCCGTCCGGCTGGTTCCCCGGCACGGCTCGACGACCGCGGTCGTCGGCGTCCTCGATCGGACGACTGGTCCGCGGCTGCGCGACAGCTTGCTCGAACTCGCCGCCGAGTCCGATGACGGCGTCCTCGTCGACGTCGAAGGCCTCGAGCTCGAAGACCGCGAACTCGTCAAGGTGTTCTCGTTCGTCGCGCTGCGGCTCGGCGACTGGCCGGCCGTGCCCTTCGTGCTGGTGACCGGCCGGCCCGACCAGCGAGCGGTGCTGGCCGCCCAGAGCGCGCCCGTGTACGCCGACGCCGCCTCGGCCGAAGCCGCGCTGGAGCGCCCCGCACGGAAACG
The window above is part of the Amycolatopsis camponoti genome. Proteins encoded here:
- a CDS encoding HAD family hydrolase, with protein sequence MRGTRADLRTRGAIIATAVLFDIDGTLVDSNYLHVHAWRRAFHELDRPVDSWRVHRALGKGSGKLLSTLLGDDDAERVGDEVEDLHSRFYLETADLLRPFAQAPELIRALAAKGVRVVLATSAAPDELAELRRVLGVDDVVKDVVAGADVDATKPDPEPVLVALEKAGTAPADTMFVGDAVWDVRAASKAGVRTIGVLSGGVGAAELEEAGAIATYDDVAALLANLEKSPLAELFS